Proteins encoded together in one Solidesulfovibrio fructosivorans JJ] window:
- a CDS encoding MarR family winged helix-turn-helix transcriptional regulator produces the protein MDATPPTREELCPFPLRQSIGFLLVRTALRLRLLGNTILQEAGEDLTVDQWGILNLLWESDGQTPVELARRADKDKPNVTRLLQILEDKGYVARQPDPKDRRSHRILLTEAGRAIKDRLLELGSTCHERACAGLSAQEVATLKDLLNRVYRNVF, from the coding sequence ATGGATGCCACACCCCCGACCAGAGAAGAACTGTGTCCCTTCCCCCTGCGCCAGTCCATCGGGTTTCTTCTGGTGCGCACGGCGCTTCGGCTGCGCCTGCTCGGCAACACCATCCTGCAGGAGGCCGGGGAAGACCTCACGGTGGACCAATGGGGCATCCTGAATCTGCTTTGGGAATCCGACGGCCAGACGCCGGTGGAACTGGCCCGTCGCGCCGACAAGGACAAGCCCAACGTCACCCGGTTGCTGCAAATCCTGGAAGACAAGGGATATGTCGCGCGCCAGCCCGATCCCAAAGACCGGCGCAGCCACAGAATCCTTTTGACCGAGGCCGGCCGGGCCATCAAGGACCGGCTGCTCGAACTGGGCTCCACCTGCCACGAGCGCGCCTGCGCGGGGCTCTCCGCGCAGGAAGTGGCCACGCTCAAGGATCTGCTCAACCGCGTCTATCGCAACGTTTTCTGA
- a CDS encoding FmdE family protein: MAQLHEKAVEDSSIGPYSFEQFLEVAAAFHGNPAPGLIIGGFMVDAARAFLPEGILFDAVVETKKCLPDAVQILTPPSFGNGWMRVLNLGRYALSLYDKFTGEGYRVWLDPGHLRAWPEIHSWYLKTKPKKEQDRQRLFAEIKAGGRSLCRVAKVRVRPNFVAKPHMGAIGVCPVCGEGYPAADGAICRGCAGEAPYVRENESPRLRAMPVGEAAGRRALHDMTRIVPGRSKSVEFSAGAAITAGDVCRLQTMGKNRVYVEDLSEPDGEFIHENEAALAFAEAMAGPGIVTSGPPREGKVELLAEADGLLTLDKERLVAFNLIEGVMCASRQANLVVEADKAVAGCRAIPLYLPRRVFSAAMHVLEAGPLFVVRPIRKAKVGVLVTGTEVFSGIIEDKFEPVVRAKVEALKGTVVAAEKVPDDRAAVAEGVGKLLAAGADLIVTTAGLSVDPDDVTRLGLDDAGLADAVHGMPVLPGAMALVGRIGDADVIGVPACALFHRTTSFDLLLPRVLAGLRPTRRDLAVMAEGAMCLSCRACTYPKCPFGK, translated from the coding sequence ATGGCACAACTGCATGAAAAAGCGGTCGAGGACAGCTCGATCGGTCCGTATAGCTTTGAGCAATTTTTGGAAGTCGCCGCCGCCTTTCACGGCAATCCCGCGCCGGGACTCATTATAGGCGGCTTCATGGTGGACGCGGCCAGGGCCTTTCTGCCCGAGGGCATCCTTTTCGACGCCGTGGTCGAGACGAAAAAGTGCCTGCCCGACGCGGTCCAGATCCTCACGCCGCCAAGCTTCGGCAACGGCTGGATGCGGGTGCTGAACCTCGGCCGCTACGCTTTGTCCCTCTACGACAAGTTCACGGGCGAAGGCTATCGCGTCTGGCTCGATCCCGGGCATTTGCGGGCCTGGCCGGAAATTCATTCCTGGTACCTCAAGACCAAGCCGAAAAAGGAACAGGACCGGCAGCGTCTTTTCGCCGAGATCAAGGCCGGCGGCCGTTCGCTTTGCCGGGTGGCCAAGGTGCGGGTGCGGCCGAATTTCGTGGCCAAGCCCCACATGGGGGCCATCGGCGTGTGCCCGGTTTGCGGCGAGGGCTATCCCGCCGCCGACGGGGCCATCTGCCGGGGCTGCGCCGGCGAGGCGCCCTATGTCCGGGAAAACGAGTCGCCGAGGCTTCGGGCCATGCCGGTCGGCGAGGCGGCCGGCCGCCGGGCGCTTCACGACATGACCCGCATCGTGCCCGGCCGCTCCAAGAGCGTGGAATTTTCCGCCGGGGCCGCCATCACCGCCGGCGACGTCTGCCGGCTTCAGACCATGGGCAAGAACCGGGTCTACGTGGAGGATCTCTCCGAGCCGGACGGCGAATTCATCCATGAAAACGAAGCCGCCCTGGCCTTTGCCGAGGCCATGGCCGGTCCGGGCATCGTGACTTCCGGGCCGCCGCGCGAGGGCAAGGTGGAACTGCTCGCCGAGGCCGACGGCCTGCTCACCCTGGACAAGGAGCGTCTGGTCGCCTTCAACCTCATCGAGGGCGTCATGTGCGCCAGCCGGCAGGCCAATCTGGTGGTGGAGGCGGACAAGGCCGTGGCCGGTTGCCGGGCCATTCCGCTGTACCTGCCGCGCCGGGTTTTTTCCGCCGCCATGCATGTGCTCGAGGCCGGGCCGCTTTTCGTGGTGCGGCCGATTCGAAAGGCCAAGGTGGGCGTGCTGGTCACGGGCACGGAGGTCTTTTCGGGGATTATCGAGGACAAGTTCGAGCCTGTGGTGCGGGCCAAGGTCGAGGCGCTCAAGGGGACGGTCGTGGCCGCCGAGAAGGTCCCGGACGACCGCGCGGCCGTGGCCGAGGGCGTGGGGAAGCTGCTTGCCGCCGGGGCCGACCTGATCGTCACCACGGCCGGGCTTTCCGTCGATCCCGACGATGTGACGCGGCTCGGCCTCGACGACGCCGGGCTTGCCGACGCCGTGCACGGCATGCCGGTTTTGCCCGGGGCCATGGCGCTGGTGGGGCGCATCGGCGACGCCGACGTCATCGGCGTGCCGGCCTGCGCGCTTTTTCACCGCACCACCAGCTTCGATCTGCTGCTGCCCCGGGTATTGGCCGGCCTGCGGCCGACCCGCCGCGATCTGGCCGTCATGGCCGAAGGGGCCATGTGCCTGTCCTGCCGGGCCTGCACCTATCCCAAGTGTCCGTTCGGCAAATAG